The segment ACACCGTTTGGATGATTATATAAAACCTTTAATGTAAAATAATCTACCGGTTTAAAAGCGGCTAGTTCTCGTTCTCTGCGTACCACAAGGGCTAATGTAGGGGTCTTAACACGGCCTATAGGTAATGTTACCTTATTCCCCTTATATCGTTCAGATAAGGTATATGCACGAGATAAATTCATTCCAATGAGCCAGTCTGCACGTGCTCTGGCTAATGCAGATTGATATAAATTGTGAAAGTCTTTATTATTCCGTAGATCATTTAGGGCGGCACGAACAGATTTTTCGTCCAATGCATTTAACAAAATACGTTGTACAGGTTTTGTATTTCCTACATAATATAATACTTCATCAACCAAGAGTTGCCCTTCCCTATCCGGGTCACCGGCGTTAACGATAATATCAGCTTTACCGATAAGGTCTTTCACCGTTTCAAACTGTTGACGACTACTATCCGTAACCAATAATTTCCACTCATCAGGCACAATGGGTAAATCTTGAGGGCGCCAGCGAACATATTTATCATCGTAATCACCCGGTTCTGCTTGATGTAATACGTGACCTACAACCCATGTCACCACATCATCACCTTGGATAAAGTAGCCATTCCGTTTTTGGATATTCTTATTTTCCGGCAAGCATTTACTAATTTCGCGAGCCATGGATGGCTTTTCCGCAATAAATAACCGCATGGTCCCCTCCTTAACATAAAATAACGGCTATTCCCCTAAGCCGCTCTTTGAAATCTCATTATACTACAATTTAGTGGTCATAACTACCAAAATCATGTATAATTTTAAAGATATGAATGATGTGAAAGTTATATAATGAGACAAGGCTTTTACAAACGAAACAATAGAGGTGAACTATGACATTTTTAGAGGAAGTGCAACGTCGTCGTACGTTTGCTATCATATCTCACCCGGATGCGGGTAAAACTACATTAACAGAAAAATTACTTTTATATGGTGGTGCTATCCACTTAGCAGGGTCCGTTAAATCTCGTAAAACAGCAAAACACGCCGTATCTGACTGGATGGAAATCGAAAAGCAACGTGGTATCTCCGTAACAAGTTCTGTGTTGCAATTTGACTATGATGGTTGTCGCGTCAATATCCTAGACACCCCTGGTCACCAGGACTTTTCTGAAGATACATATCGTACCTTAATGGCTGCCGACAGTGCTGTCATGTTGATTGACGTAGCAAAAGGCGTCGAAGCACAAACGAAAAAACTATTTGCTGTATCTAAAGAACGCGGTATTCCTATCTTTACATTTGTAAATAAAATTGACCATTTCGGTCGTAGCCCATTTGACTTGATGGAAGAAATCGAAAATGTTCTCGGCATTCGAACATGCCCTATGAACTGGCCAATTGGTATTAATGGTGAGTACAAAGGCGTATACGATAGAGAGCATGAAACCATCGAGCTTTTCGCAAAAGATGAAACACATGGTCAAGAAAAGTTAGCCTCTGAAAAAGGAGCTTTGACTGACCCTCGTATGAAAGAATTATTGGGCGACGATGTATACCAAGCATTGCTTGATGATATTGAATTATTAGATGTTGCAGGCGATCCATTCGATTTTGACAAGGTTCGTGCTGGTGAATTAACGCCTATGTTCTTCGGCTCTGCCATGACTAACTTTGGGGTAAAACCATTCTTAGAGAAATTCTTAGAACTTGCTCCATCTCCTGCTCCACGCCAAGCTGTGGAAGAAATGGTACAGCCTACAAGCGAAGACTTCTCTGCCTTAGTATTCAAAATCCAAGCGAACATGGACCCTAACCACCATGACCGTATCGTATTTATGCGTATCTGTTCTGGTAAGTTCGAAAAGGGCATGTCCGTATTGCATCGCCAATCTAATAAAACGATTCGTCTATCTCAGCCTCAACAGTTTTTGGCTACAGAACGTACTATAGTAGAAGATGCATATCCTGGTGATATTATCGGTGTCTTTGACGCTGGTACAATGGGTGTAGGTGATACACTGTGTGCTCAAAAACACAAGGTAACCTTTGGTGACTTCCCTGTATTCCCACCAGAGTTCTTTGCTCGCGTATCGCCAAAAGATACTATGAAGCGTAAGCAGTTCCAAAAAGGGATGACGCAATTAGCACAAGAAGGCGCTGTTCAAATCTTTGAACAACCAGGTGCTCTTGATTCCTTCGTAGTCGGTGCTGTAGGTATGCTTCAATTCGAGGTTCTGGAATACCGTTTAAAAAATGAATATGGTGTTGATTTATTAAATAATACATTACCATACAGTGTTGCTCGTTGGATCGATGGTGAAGTAGATATCGCTTCTTTAAAAGGTGTAGATAATGCGATGATTGTCAAGGATAATCGCGATCGTACTGTAGTGCTTATCTCCAATGAATGGCAAATGGGTTGGGTTCAAGAGCGTAATCCTGATGTTACATTCTTAACAACCCCAAAACTTCATCACGAACTATAGTATGGAAGCTCATCCCCTTCTCTAGATAAGAGAGTTGCTATATTATATATGGTAGTATGAGCTCAAATCACAATAGCATATAATAAGATGTAAAGACTTTATAGCTCAAGACTGGAATATATTTCTCAATATATAAAAATTAGAAATATATTCCAGTTTATTTTTTTATATTAGGCAGGAATATCACAGAATTTAGTCGAATACATATAGTATGATTATGTAAAGAAGTGATTTATACTATTACTTTCTCGTATTTTTGTATATAATATAAATATATTATAAAAGATATATATCCAATATAGATATATAATAACTAAATGGTTTTAATGTTGTTGTGAGTGTTGAAAATAAATAATATATAATTATTATACCTTATATATTCTATAGTCTTTTTCGACCATTCATGATACCATAAAATAAGTTTTATTTTTTATTTTAAAGGAGTGATTTTATGCCACTTATTGACTTAGCTTTAGTCAACGATGTATGGACTTTAAAACTGTCCATGATCCAAACTGTAGGCCTTGCTGTAATCACGTTATTCATAGGTACTTGGATTAACAAACATTCCAAGTTCTTACAACGTATGTGTATGCCTGCACCAGCTGTAGGGGCTTTGCCTTTTGCGTTTTTAACTGCTATTCTTTCTTACTACAAGATTTTGAACATTACTTTTGAAGGCTCCCTACAAACATTCTTAATGCTCGCTTTCTTTACCACTATTGGTTTAATGGCTTCCTTGAAAGTCCTCAAAAAAGGCGGCATTTTCATTATCTTCTTCTTCCTAGCTTGTGCAGTGTGGATTGTTGTTCAAAATACTGCAGGTATTATGATTGCTAAAGCTTTAGGCATTGAACCAATCATCGGTATTATGGCTGGCTCCGTATCTATGATCGGTGGTCTTGGTACGGCTGGTGCCTTTGGTCCATACTACGAACAATTACTTGGTATCCCTGGTACAGCATCTGCTGCAGTTGCGGCAGCAACATTCGGTATGGTTGCTGGTACAATTCTCGGTGCTCCTGTAGGTGAACGCATTATTAAAATGCACAAAGTTAAAACACCTTACGAAAATCCTGAGTTAATGGAAGATGAAGGCATCGACATGATCGAAGATCACGTTGAAAGTGGTGGCAAACAATTCAACGCTCAAGATCTTTTAACAATCTGTATGTGGATTGGCCTTGCTCTAGGTATCGGTACTATCGTAAGTGCTGGTTTATCCATCCTTACTCCACTACCTGCATACATCGGCGCAATGATTTGTGCTGCTGTAATTCGTAACTTTGGTGATTTTACAAAAGCTTACAAAATCAACGATGCAGCTCTCGATGCAGTATCCAATGTAGCATTATCCTTATTCGTAACAATGGCTATCAATAGCTTGAAACTAGTTCAATTGATTGATCTTGCATTACCTCTTATTACAATCTTAGTTGCACAAATGGCACTTATCTGTGTATTTGCATACCTTATCTACTTTATTTTTGGTCGCAACTACGATGCAGTTATGCTTGGTGCGGGCGCTATCGGTTTCGGTCTAGGTGCTACACCAAATGCTTTGGTTAACATGTTATCCTTGGCGGGCAAACACGGTCCATCCCCTCGTGCATGGCTCGTAGTTTCCTTAGTAGGTGCATTCTTAATTGACTTTGCAAATGCTTTCCTCATTACAACAATGGCTGGCATTCTTTACTAATCAAAAAGGACCCATTCGGGTCCTTTTTTATGCAAAAAACTTATTAGCTTAATAAGAGCTTATTAACATAAAAGAGCTTATTAGAATGATATTATCAATCTAATAAGCTCTTTTTACATTATACTATTTAATTAAAGAAGCCCATGCATTAGCTACATCGGCAAATTCTTGAAGGGTAAATGTTTCCCCTCTTCGTTGACCATCGATATTCGCTTTTGCTAACAGCTCTTCGATTCGATCTTTTGATAATCCCGTTGTCTTCATCGTATTAGAAAAGGTTTTACGTCGTTGCGCAAAACCAGCTTTCACTACTCGGAAGAATAGTTTCTCATCAATCACATCAACCGGTGGTTTATCTCGTAATACGCAGCGAATGACAGAACTCGTTACCGCTGGAGCTGGCAAGAAGGATTTAGGTGGTACATCAAGCACAATATCCGGTTCAGTATAATATTGTACCGCCACAGATAATGCACCATAATCCTTTGTACCTGGCTTAGCTACCATTCGCAAGGCAACTTCCTTTTGCACCATTACAACGAGGCGCTCAATTGGTAATTTACTTTCTAATAAAGACATAATAATAGGTGTTGTAATATAGTACGGTAAATTGGCAACCACCTTAAATGGTTTATGGTTCATGATGGATGGTACATCAAGTTTCAACACATCCCCATGAATAATACGTACATTATCATAGGAGGCCAAAGTAGTGTCTAGGACCTCTAATAAACGTCTGTCGAGTTCAATGGCCGTTACATCTGCCCCACTTTGTGCTAAGCCCTGTGTCAATGTACCGATGCCAGGACCTACCTCTAGTACAGGTTCACCAGGTGTCAATTCTGCAGCATGTACTATTTCATCAACAATACCGCGTTTAATAAGAAAGTTCTGCCCTAATTTCTTGCTCATTTTAATATCGAAGCGTTTACATATATAATGCACTACCTCAGGGCTTGCAATTACTGATTCTAACATCTTAACTCCTATTTTAACTATTCACAGCCTCTTCAAAAGCATCTCGAGTTATACCATAATGATTTAAGCGGTATAAGAACTGCTTGCCATTACCATAACCAATACCTAACTTGGCACCAATAATCGCACGGCGAGCAGCACTATCTGGCATACCAGAAAGTCCATGACGAACTAGATCCACCATAGAAAATTCGTTGGATGATTCCAACGATTCTACATGTAATGTAGATAGTGCCTTTCTAATGGATTCAGGCGATGCTTGTTCTATGCCAATATCATCATTTGCAAAAGCTTCATCACGAGGAACAAAAGCATGCTGAGCATTAGGGAATTTTTTTGTTAATACACGACGAATTCTTTCCCCTGCTGTATCAGGATCTGTTAATATAATAATACCTCGTTTTTCATAGGCTACGCGAATCATATCAATAACACCTTTACGGAGTGTGAAACCCTCTGTCGCAATGCAATCTGCTTCCACAGCTTGTGCAATACGTTGTATATCAGATTTTCCTTCTACCACGATGACTTGTTTAAGCATAGGTCCTCCTTTATTCTATTAGTACATTGTAACACATATATAACATTGCTTAAATACTTATAATCGAGTAGTATAAGTAGTGTAATATATAAAAGGAGGCCATTATGACCTTACAACAACTAAAGTATGTCACAACCATTGCAAATATAGGCAGTATTAGTGAGGCTGCTAAGAGACTTTTCGTTTCTCAACCAAGCTTAACAAAGGCCATTAAAGAATTGGAAAAGGAAATGGGTATTACCATTTTTGACCGCACCAATAAAGGGATTACTGTTTCTAAGGAAGGGGAACGTTTCCTCGGCTATGCACGCCAAGTACTAGAACAAGCTGCATTATTGGAAGAACAATACAAAAGCCAAAGCGGTGGCAAAAAGCAATTTTCTGTTTCTACACAACATTACTCCTTTGCAGTAAATGCCTTTGTAGAGCTTTTAAAAGGTGCAGATATTGATCAATATGATGTATCCTTACGAGAAACACAAACCTATGAAATCATCGATGACGTAGCTCATATGAAGAGCGAAATCGGTTTGCTCTTCTATAATGATTTTAATCGCCCTGTATTAGAAAAATTAATTCACACTAATGAATTAACCTTTACAGAACTATTTACTGCTCATCCTCATATTTTTATTGGCAAAAACCATCCATTAGCAAATAAAGATGTAGTGTCTATGGATGAACTTGAGGAATATCCTTATATTTCTTTCGAACAAGGCGATCACAATTCCTTCTATTTCTCTGAAGAGATTTTCAGTACCGTTGTCCGTCCAAAACATATTCGGGTACGCGATCGGGCTTCCCTCTTCAGTTTATTGCTTGGACTAGATGGATATACCGTATCTAGTGGCGTAATAGATGAGGAAGTAAACGGTGAAAATATCATTTCCGTGCCTCTTGCAGAGGAAGGTTTAATGCATATCGGTTACATTACAAATAACAAAATGCATCGTAGCCGTTTAGGTCAAGAATATATCCATGCGTTAGAACAATATGTTGGTAACTATGGTAGACACATTAAATTACCTAAAATAAAGGAATAATATTGTATTATATTTGATGATAGTTTAAATACCTCTACATAATAGTTTAACTACAGGTAAAAGCACTCCTATTAGGGAGTGCTTTTTTGCATATGCATAAAACTCAACACTATAAATTAACCCTTTCCAAAGCATTCAGTACTGTACAACAGAGTAGATACTATAAATTAATATCACATTTTGATATAACTAAATCCATAAAATAACGCTCAGATATAACTAAAAGCTATGTACAACATCAATATATTGATATTTTTATATATGCTCAGACTTAGTTATAATAAACCTATCGAATTTATCGGTTTTACCGTTTATATAAGGAGGATTTTAATTATGTCCAAACAATTAGCACCATTCCATTTTGATATCGTAGGTTCTTTCCTACGCCCAGCAGAATTAAAAGAAGCTCGTGAAGCTTTTACAAAAGGAAATATTACTAAGGAAGAACTAACAGCTGTAGAAGATCGTCTCATTACAGACCTCATTCAAAAACAAAAAGCTGCAGGACTTCCTGTTATTACTGACGGTGAATTCCGCCGTGCCTATTGGCACTTAGATTTCATGTGGGGATTTAATGGCGTAAAAGAAATTGAACTTGAACACGGTTACAAATTCGTTGGTCAAGAAACAGCGCCTGGTTCTCTCGCTCTTACTGGTAAAATTACAGGCACTAACCATCCATTTGTAGAGCATTTCAAATTTGTAAAACAATTTGAAGATGAGCATACTACAGCACGTCAAACTATCCCTGCTCCATCCCAGTTCTTAGCTGAATTATTCCGCGAAGATAATGGTATCACAACACGCTCCTTCTATCCTGACTTAGAAGAATTAATTCAAGACATTGCTGCTGCATATCGTCAAGTAATTAAAGACCTCTACGAGGCAGGTTGCCGCAACATTCAATTTGACGATTGTACTTGGGGTATGTGCTGTGACCACGCATACTGGACTGGTCGCCAAAAAGATAAAAGCGTCACTATCGAAGGTGAAACAGCTAAATACCTACGCTTAAATAACTTGGCACTCGAAGGGCGCCCTCATGACTTAGCATTCACTACACATGTATGCCGTGGTAATTACAACTCTACTTGGGCTGCTAGCGGTGGTTATGAACCAGTTGCACCAATTCTATTCGCCAAAGAAAATGTAGATGCATATTATCTAGAATTTGATGATGATCGCTCTGGTGGTTTTGAGCCATTGCGCGAAGTGTCCCCTAATAAAAAGGTTGTATTAGGCTTGATTACTTCTAAACGCCCAGAATTAGAAGATAAAGAAGTTATCAAAGAACGAATCAAAGAAGCTACCAAATATATTCCACTCGATAGACTTTGCCTATCCCCTCAATGTGGCTTTGCATCTTGTGAAATTGGTAACCAATTGACTGAAGAACAACAATGGGCTAAACTTGCATTAGTTAAAGAAATAGCTCACGAAGTTTGGGGTGATTAAATGAATGAACACACTATATATTTAGGAGGCGGTTGTTTCTGGGGCCTGCAAGGATACATCAGAAAAATTGAAGGTATCCTTTCGACCGAAGTAGGCTATGCAAATGGGCCTACTGAAAATCCAAGCTATGAAGATGTCTGTCATGATAGTGGTCACGTGGAAGCTCTAAAAGTTACATACGATGCAGACGTACTCTCCTTAGATCACTTAATTCAATACTTTTTACGCGCCATTGATCCATTCAGTGTTAATAAACAAGGTGGTGACGTAGGTATTCAATATCGAACTGGTATCTACTATATCGATACAGCAGACAAGCCTATTATTGAAAGTACATTAGCACGTGCTCAATCCTTCGAAGGTAAGCCATTTGCCATTGAAGTATTACCTCTATCAAACTACTACTCTGCAGAGGAATATCACCAAGATTACTTAGATAAAAATCCTAATGGCTATTGTCACATTCCACTAGGCTTATCCAATGAACCACTTATAGATGACAACGCATATAACAAGCCTTCCGAAGAAGACCTTAAGGCTTTATCTCCGCAAGAGTTCGAAGTTACACAAAACTCTGCTACAGATGCGCCTTTTAGTCATGAATTAACAGATGAATTTAAAGCAGGTCTCTACGTAGATATCACTACGGGAGAACCTCTCTTCGTTTCTGCTCATAAATTCGAATCTCACTGTGGTTGGCCAAGTTTCACAAAGCCAATTGCGAAGGATGTTATTAAATATTATCAAGATGACTCACATGGCATGAAGCGTATCGAAGTGCGTAGCCGCATTGGTAACGCCCATTTAGGCCATGTATTTGAAGATGGACCTAATGGATCACTTCGCTACTGTATCAATGGATCTGCCTTACGATTTATCCCGAAAGATGAATTAAAAGGTACAAAATACGAATATCTAATTCCATATATTGAAGACTAAAAAAGGGCGCCTTAATCATAAGGCGTCCTTTTAGTATACATAATGATTGCTTACTAAGTATAATATATTATGATACATATTTACTAAGTAGACGGTAACTATATAAACCATATAAAAAGAGGATATATCTATTAGATATATCCTCTAAATTATTATATTAATCCAACACGTATACTGTAACGTCTTGGCGACCAAAGTCCATAGCCTCACCATAAGAGTCCATTACAAGGTCGATTTTATTACCCACAATAGCACCACCTGTATCGGCTGCAATAGCTTCACCGTAACCAGGAATAAATAAACGTGTGCCTAATGGAATAACATCTGGGTCAACAGCTGCAATACCACGTACTGCAGGTACACCAGTAGCTGTAATACCAGCGCCATCACCATCGCCAGCAAGGTAAGCAGAAGCTTCCATTACAATAGCACGAGATGAGCGACCAGCAATATTACGAGATGTAGTCACTTCACGAGTACCTTCTTTAATAATAGTAGGTACCATTTCGCGTTGTGTTACTTTAGATACGTCATTTGTCTTAATAACCGTACCATTACTATATAATGTTTCACGTTGTACACGTTCTAAACCAGGTTGACCAACTTGAACAACCTCTTCTTCACCTTGTGCCATTGTATCATCTTTTTGTCGAATTACTTGAATAGCAATTTCTTGATCTACTGTAGACAAGGAGCGGCTTGTTACTTGTGCAATTGTGATATGTGTACCACTTAATACAGAACCATTTGCATCACCTACTACGGCGTAGTTAGGCATTTTAAAACCAAGTTCATTAGCAACGCCTTGTGCAGTTGTTTCTGTAGTGAAAACAGCTCTAGTTTTACCATTAACAGTTACGTAAACTGGAATGGCGCGTACAACAGTTAATGTTGTACCATTTTGAACAGATGTTGAGCTGGAAATAACTTTATCATTTGGATTTAATTTAACCCCAGCATCGCGTACGATACCTTCGTTAGAATTTAAATGCGTTCTAACAGTGTGTGCTGCACCATCTACCATAACGGTAACAGTTTTATCATTATAAGAAAAACCTGTCATAGTTACAGCTGTTACAATCAATCCTGCAACAACAGACGAAATATATCGTTTGTGTGTCTTATGAATTCTCATATTGTAATCCCTCCTGTAATGTAACTATTCTACTACAGATAGATATAACCTGTCAAACGCTATAGGTTAACAATAGTGCGTAAGCACTTGTAAATACTGAGTTTTATGTTATTTTATTTTCTATATTTTTTGTAAAAGTCCACTGTATACGTACATATTGATATTTTTCAATACTATACAATATATTCCGAATTGTGTACATATATACGATACCACTACTATATATAGTATGTGAGTTTTTTTTATAATATAAATTGTATTTTTATGTGTTTTTGAATTGTTACCAATTTTTTCTACACATCCCGAAACTTCATTTTTATCTCATTTTTAAATATGTATACATGTAAAAAAGCCTGTAAAAACAGGCTTTTTCACTATTATGAAAATGTATTAAAATTCATCATTCAACACTACGTATGAATTTCACTATTTATTCATCTTAAACATTGGTTGTAAACGCTCAATTACGGTCATTGACTCCTTATGCTCATGGGCAATAGCCTCTTTCATAAGTTCTTCTTGAGCAGAAATTGGATGTTCTCGATCATTAATTTTACGATATGAACCATCAGCTCTCATAATATGAGCTTTTAAGGTATCTTCTAAATATAAATCCAATATAGCTTTAACGCGCTCCTTATGGCGTTTATCTTCAATAGGAATCATAAGTTCTACACGTTCATTTAAATTTCTTGGCATCCAGTCTGCACTAGATAAGAATAGACTTTCATTTCCCCCATTTCGGAAATAGAATAGACGATGATGTTCCAAGAACCGTCCTACCACTGAACGTACCGTTATATTATCGCTGACACCGGCAATACCAGGTCTTAGTGTACAAATACCACGAACTATAAGATCTATGCGAACACCTGCAGCAGAGGCTTCATATAATTTAGCAATAACTTCTTTATCAAGCAAGGAATTCATTTTACCAATAATATATGCTTCTTCGCCTTGTTTAGCGAATTCTATTTCACGGTCAATTAATTCCATTATTTTTTCCCGCAAATTTAAAGGGGCTACAATAAATTTATTCCAAATTGGAGGATCGGAATAGCCAGAAATTAAATTAAAGAAACGAGATGCATCATCGCCATATTCATCGTTGCACGTAAATATGCCACAGTCCGTATACATTCGAGCCGTCTTACCATTATAGTTACCTGTAGCTAAATGAACGTAACGTCTAATACCTGCATCCTCTCTGCGCACAACCATGGTAATCTTAGAATGAGTTTTAAGACCTTTCAAACCATAAATTACATGACAACCTGCCTTTTCTAAGCGGCGTGCCATATGGATATTATTCTCTTCATCAAAGCGTGCTTTAACCTCCATAAGTACGGTTACTTGCTTCCCATTATCCGCAGCCTTAATCAAGGATGCAATAATTGGAGAATCCCCACTTACGCGATACAAGGTTTGTTTAATAGCGAGCACATCTGGATCTGTAGCTGCTTGTGCAATAAATTGTTCTACTACAGCAAAAGACTCAAAAGGATGGTGGACGAAAAGATCTTGTTTTCCAATAACAGAAAATAGACTTTCACCTTCATGATTAACTAATTCACTAGGTAGTTTAGGTTCAAATGGTACATAACGAAGCTGGTCAAGGCCTG is part of the Veillonella nakazawae genome and harbors:
- a CDS encoding peptide chain release factor 3, which produces MTFLEEVQRRRTFAIISHPDAGKTTLTEKLLLYGGAIHLAGSVKSRKTAKHAVSDWMEIEKQRGISVTSSVLQFDYDGCRVNILDTPGHQDFSEDTYRTLMAADSAVMLIDVAKGVEAQTKKLFAVSKERGIPIFTFVNKIDHFGRSPFDLMEEIENVLGIRTCPMNWPIGINGEYKGVYDREHETIELFAKDETHGQEKLASEKGALTDPRMKELLGDDVYQALLDDIELLDVAGDPFDFDKVRAGELTPMFFGSAMTNFGVKPFLEKFLELAPSPAPRQAVEEMVQPTSEDFSALVFKIQANMDPNHHDRIVFMRICSGKFEKGMSVLHRQSNKTIRLSQPQQFLATERTIVEDAYPGDIIGVFDAGTMGVGDTLCAQKHKVTFGDFPVFPPEFFARVSPKDTMKRKQFQKGMTQLAQEGAVQIFEQPGALDSFVVGAVGMLQFEVLEYRLKNEYGVDLLNNTLPYSVARWIDGEVDIASLKGVDNAMIVKDNRDRTVVLISNEWQMGWVQERNPDVTFLTTPKLHHEL
- a CDS encoding sodium/glutamate symporter, translated to MPLIDLALVNDVWTLKLSMIQTVGLAVITLFIGTWINKHSKFLQRMCMPAPAVGALPFAFLTAILSYYKILNITFEGSLQTFLMLAFFTTIGLMASLKVLKKGGIFIIFFFLACAVWIVVQNTAGIMIAKALGIEPIIGIMAGSVSMIGGLGTAGAFGPYYEQLLGIPGTASAAVAAATFGMVAGTILGAPVGERIIKMHKVKTPYENPELMEDEGIDMIEDHVESGGKQFNAQDLLTICMWIGLALGIGTIVSAGLSILTPLPAYIGAMICAAVIRNFGDFTKAYKINDAALDAVSNVALSLFVTMAINSLKLVQLIDLALPLITILVAQMALICVFAYLIYFIFGRNYDAVMLGAGAIGFGLGATPNALVNMLSLAGKHGPSPRAWLVVSLVGAFLIDFANAFLITTMAGILY
- the rsmA gene encoding 16S rRNA (adenine(1518)-N(6)/adenine(1519)-N(6))-dimethyltransferase RsmA; this translates as MLESVIASPEVVHYICKRFDIKMSKKLGQNFLIKRGIVDEIVHAAELTPGEPVLEVGPGIGTLTQGLAQSGADVTAIELDRRLLEVLDTTLASYDNVRIIHGDVLKLDVPSIMNHKPFKVVANLPYYITTPIIMSLLESKLPIERLVVMVQKEVALRMVAKPGTKDYGALSVAVQYYTEPDIVLDVPPKSFLPAPAVTSSVIRCVLRDKPPVDVIDEKLFFRVVKAGFAQRRKTFSNTMKTTGLSKDRIEELLAKANIDGQRRGETFTLQEFADVANAWASLIK
- the rnmV gene encoding ribonuclease M5, translating into MLKQVIVVEGKSDIQRIAQAVEADCIATEGFTLRKGVIDMIRVAYEKRGIIILTDPDTAGERIRRVLTKKFPNAQHAFVPRDEAFANDDIGIEQASPESIRKALSTLHVESLESSNEFSMVDLVRHGLSGMPDSAARRAIIGAKLGIGYGNGKQFLYRLNHYGITRDAFEEAVNS
- a CDS encoding LysR family transcriptional regulator, with protein sequence MTLQQLKYVTTIANIGSISEAAKRLFVSQPSLTKAIKELEKEMGITIFDRTNKGITVSKEGERFLGYARQVLEQAALLEEQYKSQSGGKKQFSVSTQHYSFAVNAFVELLKGADIDQYDVSLRETQTYEIIDDVAHMKSEIGLLFYNDFNRPVLEKLIHTNELTFTELFTAHPHIFIGKNHPLANKDVVSMDELEEYPYISFEQGDHNSFYFSEEIFSTVVRPKHIRVRDRASLFSLLLGLDGYTVSSGVIDEEVNGENIISVPLAEEGLMHIGYITNNKMHRSRLGQEYIHALEQYVGNYGRHIKLPKIKE
- a CDS encoding 5-methyltetrahydropteroyltriglutamate--homocysteine S-methyltransferase, translated to MSKQLAPFHFDIVGSFLRPAELKEAREAFTKGNITKEELTAVEDRLITDLIQKQKAAGLPVITDGEFRRAYWHLDFMWGFNGVKEIELEHGYKFVGQETAPGSLALTGKITGTNHPFVEHFKFVKQFEDEHTTARQTIPAPSQFLAELFREDNGITTRSFYPDLEELIQDIAAAYRQVIKDLYEAGCRNIQFDDCTWGMCCDHAYWTGRQKDKSVTIEGETAKYLRLNNLALEGRPHDLAFTTHVCRGNYNSTWAASGGYEPVAPILFAKENVDAYYLEFDDDRSGGFEPLREVSPNKKVVLGLITSKRPELEDKEVIKERIKEATKYIPLDRLCLSPQCGFASCEIGNQLTEEQQWAKLALVKEIAHEVWGD
- the msrB gene encoding peptide-methionine (R)-S-oxide reductase MsrB, with the protein product MNEHTIYLGGGCFWGLQGYIRKIEGILSTEVGYANGPTENPSYEDVCHDSGHVEALKVTYDADVLSLDHLIQYFLRAIDPFSVNKQGGDVGIQYRTGIYYIDTADKPIIESTLARAQSFEGKPFAIEVLPLSNYYSAEEYHQDYLDKNPNGYCHIPLGLSNEPLIDDNAYNKPSEEDLKALSPQEFEVTQNSATDAPFSHELTDEFKAGLYVDITTGEPLFVSAHKFESHCGWPSFTKPIAKDVIKYYQDDSHGMKRIEVRSRIGNAHLGHVFEDGPNGSLRYCINGSALRFIPKDELKGTKYEYLIPYIED
- a CDS encoding 3D domain-containing protein, encoding MRIHKTHKRYISSVVAGLIVTAVTMTGFSYNDKTVTVMVDGAAHTVRTHLNSNEGIVRDAGVKLNPNDKVISSSTSVQNGTTLTVVRAIPVYVTVNGKTRAVFTTETTAQGVANELGFKMPNYAVVGDANGSVLSGTHITIAQVTSRSLSTVDQEIAIQVIRQKDDTMAQGEEEVVQVGQPGLERVQRETLYSNGTVIKTNDVSKVTQREMVPTIIKEGTREVTTSRNIAGRSSRAIVMEASAYLAGDGDGAGITATGVPAVRGIAAVDPDVIPLGTRLFIPGYGEAIAADTGGAIVGNKIDLVMDSYGEAMDFGRQDVTVYVLD
- the ppk1 gene encoding polyphosphate kinase 1, which encodes MFNNAKYYFNRELSWLKFNQRVLLESIDTNTPLLERLRFIAIASSNLDEFFMIRVAGLRHQVVNGIVKYDAAHMDAKAQLKAIDESVQRLVSMQSTYLNNVLTELENYGFFFTNPDLLDVKSKAWLRHYFEEHIYPVVTPLAVDSGHPFPFLTNHTINAIVRIFQIQPDGTKDYKIAILPIPSVLDRIIEIPSRGNKEHRFVYLEDVITYYANQFFQGYGIEDYMVFRITRDADLEIDEEEATDLLSEVEASLRRRRRGDAVRLEVCGEVKDNLLDFVLTSVELEPKDVYRIDGHLDCRMYFNFCNYPGLDQLRYVPFEPKLPSELVNHEGESLFSVIGKQDLFVHHPFESFAVVEQFIAQAATDPDVLAIKQTLYRVSGDSPIIASLIKAADNGKQVTVLMEVKARFDEENNIHMARRLEKAGCHVIYGLKGLKTHSKITMVVRREDAGIRRYVHLATGNYNGKTARMYTDCGIFTCNDEYGDDASRFFNLISGYSDPPIWNKFIVAPLNLREKIMELIDREIEFAKQGEEAYIIGKMNSLLDKEVIAKLYEASAAGVRIDLIVRGICTLRPGIAGVSDNITVRSVVGRFLEHHRLFYFRNGGNESLFLSSADWMPRNLNERVELMIPIEDKRHKERVKAILDLYLEDTLKAHIMRADGSYRKINDREHPISAQEELMKEAIAHEHKESMTVIERLQPMFKMNK